The following proteins are encoded in a genomic region of Xanthomonas citri pv. mangiferaeindicae:
- a CDS encoding transcriptional regulator, which produces MSEPAAASPAHYRLDDLRIDVARQRVVRDDGQVLEVAGLSFRLLHYLLRQGTRVVGFDELIAQVWAPALVGEDTVTQRVRLLRQALGDDGRRARYLRSVRGCGYQLCSPPHPDDALRVSGVRGRRLVAGAVLALLPVIAAIGWWSWPRPAAPSLSPLLQRADYYAGIGQRENNARALALYRQRLHEAPDDVQAALGLARAHAARLCLYGGEPADADRAQALAEHVLARQPRLAAAHAARAYAYDCRGEVATALAGYERAVALDPDDDAARASAAYLYARQGRLADALAANLAVHRPEDARFLALQIAADLDLLGYADAAEGRYRRSFQLYPDNVFSNLAWPSFLHRHGREVEAQAALDEALSRGTDHAGLQLLAAELALQRGDLDGARHAAQRARALKPHASLPATVAWIVGAEPRPAAPALRARSAALRTGLAAGGDSLDGLDAALLASMAGDRAAALEALGAAVTAGHRDADYLRVSPLFADLRGEPGFAAVLARINAGIGQERARVRAAGRLPADAVAVTAAR; this is translated from the coding sequence GTGTCTGAGCCCGCCGCCGCGTCGCCTGCGCACTATCGTCTCGACGATCTGCGCATCGACGTGGCCCGGCAGCGAGTGGTGCGCGACGACGGCCAGGTGCTGGAAGTGGCCGGGCTCAGCTTCCGCCTGCTGCACTATCTGTTGAGGCAGGGCACGCGGGTCGTCGGCTTCGACGAACTGATCGCACAGGTCTGGGCGCCGGCGCTGGTCGGCGAGGACACGGTCACCCAGCGTGTGCGCCTGCTGCGCCAGGCGCTGGGCGACGACGGGCGACGGGCGCGTTACCTGCGCTCGGTGCGCGGCTGCGGCTATCAGCTGTGCAGCCCGCCACATCCCGACGATGCGCTGCGTGTGTCCGGCGTCCGCGGCAGGCGGCTCGTCGCCGGCGCGGTGCTGGCGCTGCTGCCGGTGATCGCCGCGATCGGCTGGTGGTCGTGGCCGAGGCCGGCCGCGCCATCCTTATCGCCGCTGCTGCAGCGTGCCGACTACTACGCCGGCATCGGTCAGCGCGAGAACAACGCGCGTGCGCTCGCGCTGTACCGCCAGCGCCTGCACGAAGCGCCCGACGACGTGCAGGCCGCGCTGGGCCTGGCCCGTGCGCATGCCGCGCGACTGTGCCTGTATGGCGGCGAGCCCGCCGATGCCGACCGCGCGCAGGCGCTCGCCGAACACGTGCTCGCGCGCCAGCCGCGCCTGGCGGCCGCGCATGCCGCACGGGCCTATGCCTACGACTGCCGGGGCGAGGTCGCCACGGCGCTGGCCGGCTACGAACGCGCGGTGGCGCTGGACCCCGACGACGATGCCGCGCGGGCGTCGGCCGCCTACCTGTACGCGCGCCAGGGCCGGCTGGCCGATGCGCTGGCGGCCAACCTGGCCGTGCACCGTCCCGAGGACGCGCGGTTCCTGGCACTGCAGATCGCCGCCGACCTCGACCTGCTCGGCTATGCCGACGCGGCCGAAGGACGCTACCGCCGCAGTTTCCAGCTCTACCCCGACAACGTGTTCTCCAACCTTGCCTGGCCGAGCTTCCTGCACCGCCACGGGCGCGAGGTCGAGGCGCAGGCGGCACTGGACGAAGCCTTGTCGCGCGGCACCGACCACGCCGGCCTGCAGCTGCTGGCCGCCGAGCTGGCCTTGCAGCGCGGCGATCTCGATGGCGCACGGCACGCGGCGCAGCGCGCGCGTGCGCTCAAGCCGCACGCGAGCCTGCCGGCGACGGTCGCCTGGATCGTCGGGGCCGAGCCGCGGCCCGCGGCGCCGGCACTGCGCGCACGCAGCGCCGCGCTGCGCACAGGGCTGGCGGCCGGTGGCGATTCGCTGGATGGACTCGATGCTGCGCTGTTGGCTTCGATGGCCGGCGATCGCGCCGCGGCGCTCGAGGCGCTGGGCGCCGCGGTCACGGCGGGCCACCGCGATGCGGACTACCTGCGGGTCTCGCCGCTGTTCGCCGACCTGCGCGGCGAGCCGGGCTTCGCCGCAGTGCTGGCGCGGATCAATGCCGGCATCGGACAGGAGCGGGCGCGCGTTCGCGCCGCCGGGCGCCTGCCGGCCGACGCGGTCGCGGTCACGGCAGCGCGCTGA
- a CDS encoding 3-beta hydroxysteroid dehydrogenase: MQILVTGGGGFLGQALCRGLVARGHTVASFNRGHYPELEALGVRQIRGDLADRAAVRAAAAGMDAIFHNAAKAGAWGPYDSYHQANVVGTQHVLDACRAQGIGRLIYTSTPSVTHRATHPVEGGTADTVPYGEGFKAPYAATKAIAERAVLAANGPDLATVALRPRLIWGPGDQQLLPRLVERARAGRLRFVGDGENRIDTTYIDNAAQAHFDAFAHLAPGAACAGRAYFISNGEPTTVRWIINALLEAAGAPPVRKTIPFRAAYAAGAVCETLWPLLRLSGEPPMTRFLAEQLSTSHWYDMAPATRDFGYRPAVSLHDGLILLKDSLQAQARHHLIAT; encoded by the coding sequence ATGCAGATCCTGGTCACCGGTGGTGGCGGCTTCCTCGGGCAGGCGCTGTGCCGCGGCCTGGTCGCGCGCGGCCACACGGTCGCCAGCTTCAATCGCGGTCACTATCCCGAACTCGAGGCGCTGGGCGTGCGCCAGATTCGCGGCGATCTCGCCGACCGCGCCGCCGTGCGCGCGGCGGCCGCCGGCATGGACGCGATTTTCCACAACGCCGCCAAGGCCGGTGCGTGGGGGCCCTACGACAGCTACCACCAGGCCAACGTCGTCGGTACCCAACACGTGCTCGACGCCTGTCGGGCGCAGGGTATCGGCCGGCTGATCTACACCTCCACACCGAGCGTCACCCATCGCGCCACGCATCCGGTCGAGGGCGGCACGGCCGACACCGTGCCCTACGGTGAGGGGTTCAAGGCACCGTACGCGGCGACCAAGGCGATCGCCGAGCGCGCCGTACTGGCGGCCAACGGTCCGGACCTCGCCACGGTCGCGCTGCGGCCGCGGCTGATCTGGGGGCCGGGCGATCAGCAACTGTTGCCGCGCCTGGTCGAGCGGGCCCGCGCCGGCCGGCTGCGCTTCGTCGGCGACGGCGAGAATCGCATCGACACCACCTACATCGACAACGCCGCGCAGGCGCACTTCGACGCCTTCGCGCATCTGGCGCCGGGTGCGGCCTGCGCCGGACGCGCGTACTTCATCAGCAATGGCGAGCCGACCACCGTGCGCTGGATCATCAACGCGCTGCTCGAGGCCGCCGGTGCGCCGCCGGTGCGCAAGACGATTCCGTTCCGCGCGGCCTATGCGGCCGGCGCGGTGTGCGAAACGCTGTGGCCGCTGCTGCGCCTGTCCGGCGAGCCACCGATGACCCGTTTCCTGGCCGAGCAGCTGAGCACCAGTCACTGGTACGACATGGCGCCGGCGACGCGGGACTTCGGCTACCGGCCCGCGGTGTCCCTTCACGATGGACTCATCCTGCTGAAAGATTCGCTGCAAGCGCAGGCGCGCCATCACCTGATCGCGACCTGA
- a CDS encoding DUF1328 domain-containing protein — protein sequence MLRYAVIFLVVAIIAGVLGFSGVAGAATNIAWILFVVFLILAVISMLRGRGV from the coding sequence ATGCTCAGATATGCCGTCATCTTCCTCGTCGTCGCCATCATCGCCGGTGTTCTCGGCTTCAGCGGCGTGGCCGGTGCCGCCACCAATATCGCCTGGATCCTGTTCGTGGTCTTCCTGATCCTGGCCGTGATCTCGATGCTGCGTGGACGAGGGGTCTGA
- a CDS encoding sterol-binding protein, with protein MADFPFSPFSLLKPMAGRALETALNRAIALDADTGAALRALDGQQIALALSAPPLALTLRVDGDRLRVGPVDPEVEADLSVRTTLAGALGQLPFLRRGDAPPIGQVRVSGDAELARRLQRLAAGFDPDWQRPFVAVLGEVVGVQVANAFAAALRQAQEVGRNLAESAAEYVTEETRDVVPRAELEAFYDDVDGLRDDIERLAVRVARLSRGTAA; from the coding sequence ATGGCCGACTTTCCGTTCTCTCCGTTCTCCCTGCTCAAGCCGATGGCTGGCCGCGCGCTGGAGACCGCGCTCAACCGCGCGATCGCGCTCGATGCCGACACCGGCGCGGCACTGCGCGCCCTCGACGGCCAGCAGATTGCGCTCGCGCTCAGTGCGCCGCCGCTGGCGTTGACGTTGCGCGTGGACGGCGACCGCCTGCGCGTGGGCCCGGTCGATCCTGAGGTCGAGGCCGACCTGTCGGTGCGGACCACGCTGGCCGGCGCGCTTGGCCAGCTGCCGTTCCTGCGCCGCGGCGACGCGCCGCCGATCGGCCAGGTCCGGGTCTCGGGCGATGCCGAGCTCGCGCGCCGCCTGCAGCGCCTGGCCGCGGGCTTCGATCCTGACTGGCAGCGGCCGTTCGTCGCCGTGCTCGGCGAGGTCGTCGGTGTGCAGGTCGCCAACGCCTTCGCCGCGGCGCTGCGCCAAGCGCAGGAGGTCGGCCGCAACCTGGCCGAAAGTGCGGCCGAGTACGTGACCGAGGAAACGCGCGATGTGGTGCCGCGCGCCGAACTCGAGGCCTTCTACGACGATGTCGACGGCCTGCGCGACGATATCGAGCGGCTCGCGGTGCGGGTGGCGCGGCTCAGTCGCGGGACCGCCGCATGA
- a CDS encoding ubiquinone biosynthesis regulatory protein kinase UbiB, whose protein sequence is MKGLLRASRIGRVLLRYRLDDLLDGTPAERWLRLARPFVPRASATIAAQSRGARLRLALQELGPIFVKFGQILSTRRDIVPPDIVDDLALLQDRVAPFDGALAQAIIERELAMPITQAFVAFDPVPLASASIAQVHAAMLPGTADGPPREVVVKVLRPGIERQIAADVALLRNLAALVARTHPNADKIRPREVVAEIENTLAAELDLQREGANASVLRRFWAQSSDLYVPAPVWERTAQRVLTLERVYGIPSDDIAALDAAGIDRSALAAKGVRVFYTQVFRDNFFHADAHAGNIWVDPERTTNPRFIALDFGIMGQLSREDQYYLAENFMAIFRRDYRRIAELHVQAGWMPAHLRIDELEAAVRAVCEPYFTRPLSEISLGEVLGKLFRTAQRYELTLQPQLILLQKTLLSIEGIGRLLDPKLDIWAVARPVLERILVERYSPPRLLREFRDRLPELVTRAPEMPQLLHAWLKQQVEGRHELRMRSDDLALLTTTMQGMQRRVVAAILGVGLLIVAAVLYALEAGGPRVAGLPVATWVAGIGGVWALLAAWPRRGRLLR, encoded by the coding sequence ATGAAGGGTCTGCTGCGCGCCTCGCGCATCGGCCGGGTGCTGCTGCGGTATCGACTCGACGACCTGCTCGACGGCACGCCGGCCGAGCGCTGGCTCCGGTTGGCGCGGCCATTCGTGCCGCGGGCCTCGGCGACGATCGCGGCGCAGTCGCGTGGCGCCCGGCTGCGGCTGGCGTTGCAGGAGCTTGGGCCCATCTTCGTCAAGTTCGGGCAGATCCTCTCGACCCGTCGCGACATCGTGCCGCCCGACATCGTCGACGACCTGGCGCTGCTGCAGGACCGGGTCGCGCCGTTCGACGGCGCATTGGCGCAGGCGATCATCGAGCGCGAGCTGGCGATGCCGATCACGCAGGCCTTCGTCGCCTTCGATCCGGTGCCGCTGGCCTCGGCGTCGATCGCCCAGGTGCACGCGGCGATGCTGCCCGGCACTGCCGACGGCCCGCCGCGCGAGGTCGTGGTCAAGGTGTTGCGTCCGGGCATCGAGAGGCAGATCGCCGCCGACGTCGCCCTGCTGCGCAATCTCGCCGCGCTGGTCGCGCGCACCCATCCCAACGCCGACAAGATCCGCCCGCGCGAAGTCGTGGCCGAGATCGAGAACACCCTCGCCGCCGAGCTCGATCTGCAGCGCGAAGGCGCCAACGCCTCGGTGCTGCGGCGCTTCTGGGCGCAGTCGAGCGATCTCTACGTGCCGGCGCCGGTCTGGGAGCGCACCGCCCAGCGCGTGCTCACGCTCGAGCGCGTGTACGGCATTCCCAGCGACGACATCGCCGCGCTCGATGCGGCCGGCATCGACCGGTCCGCGCTGGCGGCCAAGGGCGTGCGGGTGTTCTACACCCAGGTCTTCCGCGACAACTTCTTTCACGCCGACGCGCACGCGGGCAACATCTGGGTCGATCCCGAACGCACGACCAATCCGCGCTTCATCGCGCTCGACTTCGGCATCATGGGCCAGCTCTCGCGCGAGGATCAGTACTACCTCGCCGAGAACTTCATGGCGATCTTCCGCCGCGATTACCGCCGCATCGCCGAGCTGCACGTGCAGGCAGGCTGGATGCCCGCGCATCTGCGCATCGACGAGCTCGAGGCGGCGGTGCGCGCAGTCTGCGAGCCGTACTTCACCCGGCCGCTGTCGGAGATCTCGCTGGGCGAGGTGCTGGGCAAGCTGTTCCGCACCGCGCAGCGCTACGAGCTGACATTGCAGCCGCAGCTGATCCTGCTGCAGAAGACGCTGCTGAGCATCGAGGGCATCGGCCGACTGCTCGATCCGAAGCTCGATATCTGGGCCGTCGCCCGCCCGGTGCTCGAGCGCATCTTGGTCGAGCGCTACAGCCCGCCGCGGCTGCTGCGCGAGTTCCGCGATCGCCTGCCCGAACTGGTCACGCGTGCGCCGGAGATGCCGCAGCTGCTGCACGCCTGGCTCAAGCAGCAGGTCGAGGGCCGGCACGAACTGCGCATGCGTTCCGACGACTTGGCGCTGCTGACCACCACGATGCAGGGCATGCAGCGGCGCGTGGTCGCGGCGATCCTCGGCGTGGGCCTGCTGATCGTCGCGGCGGTGCTCTACGCGCTCGAGGCCGGCGGTCCGCGGGTGGCGGGCCTGCCGGTCGCGACCTGGGTTGCGGGTATCGGCGGCGTCTGGGCCTTGCTCGCGGCGTGGCCGCGGCGCGGGCGCCTGTTGCGGTAG
- a CDS encoding hydrolase TatD codes for MRSPFPRCSRVTPPLIDIGANLTHDSFDRDRDAVLARARDAGVNRMIVTGASREHSPKALELARQHPGMLYATAGVHPHHAAEYTEECDAELRALHAHAEVVAVGECGLDYFRDFSPRPAQRRAFERQLQIAADLAAAGTPKPLFLHQRDAHDDFIAIMKDFEGRIGPAVVHCFTAGRRELFDCLDRDWHIGITGWLCDERRGRHLRELVPNIPAHRLMVETDAPYLLPRTLDPMPKDRRNEPAFLPHIVAELARDRGQTPEAVAAATTTTAAAFFGLD; via the coding sequence ATGCGCAGCCCGTTCCCAAGGTGCTCGCGCGTGACCCCGCCCCTGATCGACATCGGCGCCAATCTCACCCACGACAGCTTCGACCGCGACCGCGACGCCGTGCTGGCGCGCGCGCGCGATGCCGGCGTGAACCGGATGATCGTCACCGGCGCCAGCCGCGAGCACTCGCCCAAAGCGCTCGAGCTCGCGCGCCAGCACCCCGGCATGCTGTACGCGACCGCCGGCGTGCATCCGCACCACGCGGCCGAATACACCGAGGAATGCGACGCCGAACTGCGCGCGCTGCATGCACACGCCGAGGTCGTGGCGGTGGGCGAATGCGGGCTCGACTACTTCCGCGACTTTTCGCCGCGACCGGCGCAGCGCCGCGCGTTCGAGCGCCAGTTGCAGATCGCGGCCGATCTCGCCGCCGCCGGCACGCCCAAGCCGCTGTTCCTGCACCAGCGCGACGCACACGACGACTTCATCGCGATCATGAAGGACTTCGAGGGTCGGATCGGGCCGGCGGTCGTGCACTGCTTCACCGCCGGCCGGCGCGAATTGTTCGACTGCCTCGACCGCGACTGGCACATCGGCATCACCGGCTGGCTGTGCGACGAGCGCCGTGGCCGCCACCTGCGCGAACTGGTGCCCAACATCCCCGCACACCGGCTGATGGTCGAGACCGACGCACCGTACCTGCTGCCGCGCACGCTCGACCCGATGCCCAAGGACCGCCGCAACGAGCCGGCATTCCTGCCGCACATCGTCGCCGAACTCGCACGCGACCGCGGCCAGACGCCCGAGGCCGTGGCCGCAGCCACCACGACCACGGCAGCGGCGTTCTTCGGTCTGGATTGA
- a CDS encoding ribonuclease, protein MPPRHPRPVRAAAWVLALLAAPAAHAEVFVNELHYDNAGADVGEAVEIVATAGEDIASYRLWLYNGSNTPNAATTYGNVAVPAGQPRSCGTTVSIATVTFPRDGLQNGPNDGIALVDAAGNVVQFISYEGTIVAGNGPAAGLSSRNLPVSESASAPVGTSLQLTGSGATADDFDWAPSASQTFGACNTGQTFASTGAGPSTPPAVVATVPVAGAGDFPAAGDLSVDFNEAVTLSPGAFVLQCATSGTIALDHATSGTHFALSTGTALHGGEACTLSISAAAIHDADGLQPASDASVAFTVASGSTGGGDYYARVNTGSAAQLRCSLHATIRGHTSYPYSGSGTSTWTILEIADEDPNDSGRILDAYRNRSYTKVSGRAGTGSGLTYNREHTWPKSLGFPSATGDKGLPNAPHTDAHMLYLTDTDHNAARGNKPFADCSTQASCSERATEANHGVGGGTGTFPGNSNWTDNAGFQVWRHRKGDMARAVLYMAIRYEGGTHPSTGQSEPDLELTDDRSRIVGTSASPAYMGLLSTLLAWHQADPPDAAERTRNEVVYSFQGNRNPFVDHPEWATRALFESSRPASCQLAN, encoded by the coding sequence ATGCCCCCTCGCCATCCCCGTCCCGTCCGCGCTGCGGCGTGGGTGCTCGCCCTGCTCGCGGCCCCGGCTGCGCATGCCGAGGTATTCGTCAACGAGCTGCACTACGACAATGCCGGCGCCGATGTCGGCGAGGCCGTGGAGATCGTCGCCACCGCCGGCGAGGACATCGCCAGTTACCGGCTGTGGCTCTACAACGGCAGCAACACGCCGAATGCGGCGACGACCTACGGCAATGTGGCGGTGCCCGCCGGCCAGCCGCGCAGCTGCGGCACGACGGTGTCGATCGCGACGGTGACCTTCCCGCGCGACGGCCTGCAGAACGGCCCCAACGACGGCATCGCGCTCGTCGATGCGGCCGGCAACGTCGTGCAGTTCATCAGCTACGAGGGCACGATCGTCGCCGGCAACGGCCCGGCCGCCGGTCTTTCGAGCCGCAACCTGCCCGTGTCCGAGAGCGCGTCGGCGCCAGTCGGCACCTCGCTGCAGCTCACCGGCAGCGGCGCAACCGCCGACGACTTCGACTGGGCGCCGTCCGCGTCGCAGACCTTCGGGGCCTGCAACACCGGCCAGACCTTCGCCAGTACCGGCGCAGGCCCGAGCACACCGCCGGCGGTGGTCGCAACCGTCCCGGTGGCCGGTGCCGGCGATTTCCCGGCCGCCGGCGATCTGTCGGTGGACTTCAACGAAGCGGTCACGCTGTCGCCGGGCGCGTTTGTGCTGCAATGCGCGACGTCGGGCACGATCGCGCTCGACCATGCGACCAGCGGCACGCACTTCGCGTTGTCGACCGGCACAGCCCTGCACGGCGGCGAGGCGTGCACGCTCAGTATCAGCGCCGCGGCCATCCACGACGCCGATGGACTGCAACCGGCCAGCGATGCCAGCGTCGCGTTTACCGTCGCCAGCGGCAGCACCGGCGGCGGCGACTACTACGCCCGCGTCAATACCGGCAGCGCCGCACAACTGCGCTGCTCGCTGCACGCCACGATCCGCGGCCACACCTCATATCCCTACAGCGGCAGCGGCACCAGCACCTGGACGATCCTGGAGATCGCCGACGAGGATCCCAACGACTCGGGCCGGATCCTCGACGCCTATCGCAATCGCAGCTACACCAAGGTGTCGGGCCGCGCGGGCACCGGCAGCGGCCTGACCTACAACCGCGAACACACCTGGCCCAAGTCGCTGGGGTTCCCAAGCGCGACCGGCGACAAGGGCCTGCCCAATGCGCCGCACACCGACGCGCACATGCTCTATCTCACCGATACCGACCACAACGCCGCGCGCGGCAACAAGCCGTTCGCCGACTGCAGCACCCAGGCCAGCTGCAGCGAGCGCGCGACCGAGGCCAACCACGGCGTCGGTGGCGGCACCGGCACGTTCCCCGGCAACTCGAACTGGACCGACAACGCCGGCTTCCAGGTCTGGCGCCATCGCAAAGGCGACATGGCGCGCGCGGTGCTGTACATGGCGATCCGCTACGAGGGCGGCACGCACCCGTCGACCGGCCAGTCCGAGCCCGACCTGGAACTGACCGACGACCGCAGCCGCATCGTAGGCACGTCGGCCTCGCCGGCCTACATGGGCCTGCTGTCGACGCTGCTCGCCTGGCACCAGGCCGATCCGCCCGATGCAGCCGAACGCACACGCAACGAGGTCGTCTACAGCTTCCAGGGCAATCGCAATCCGTTCGTCGACCACCCCGAGTGGGCGACCCGCGCCTTGTTCGAGAGCAGCCGGCCGGCCAGCTGCCAGTTGGCGAACTGA
- a CDS encoding ATP-dependent helicase HrpB: MTTAAAPDFPIAPLLPELLASLAAHPRLVLEAPPGAGKTTQVPLALLDAPWLAGRRIVMLEPRRVAARSAATFMARQLGEEVGGTVGYRIRFEHRVSARTRIEVVTEGILTRMLQDDPELGGDRSGAVGALLFDEFHERHLSGDLGLALAREVQAGLREDLRLVVMSATLDGARIAQWLDAPRLSSAGRSFPVEISHAPPRRDEALAQQVRRVLADALAAYPGDVLVFLPGQREIARVQALLEGDVQRLDASGARGTPEVLALHGELPVEAQTHVLQPAADGRRRIVLATNVAESSVTLPGVRIVIDSGLAREPRFDPNSGFSRLDVVTISQASADQRAGRAGRVAPGVALRLWPESQRLEPQRRPEIAQVELAALALELAAWGDNALAFPDAPPVGALAAARDLLRRLDALDTTDAITPAGRRMLALGTHPRLAAMLLAADAPAARALACDLCALIEARDPMRGATRSDALAVRWQALAAFRAGRVPADAARSALAAIDAAARQWRRRLRVEVAPPSSVPAHALGDLLAYAFPDRIGHRHARDARRYGLSNGRMARLFDDSALLGEPWIVASDLRFEARDALLLRGAPVDEAQLRRAWPARFVVADETHWDAGKRALVGLRVQRFDGIVLDARPNGRVDPAQAARALSDAVGELGLDVLPWRDGLRQWQARVQGLRAWMPELGLPDLSDAALLATREDWLAPAFAGCTRLDALDADTFAQALQGRLDWPQRQQLDRLAPVRITVPSGQARAIDYGLEADGTPRAPVLAVKLQELFGLADTPAIVDGRVALTIHLLSPAGRPLQVTRDLQGFWARTYPEVRKEMKGRYPKHPWPEDPWNAPATHRAKPRGT; the protein is encoded by the coding sequence GTGACCACCGCCGCTGCTCCCGATTTTCCGATCGCCCCGCTGCTTCCCGAGCTGCTCGCCAGCCTGGCCGCGCACCCGCGGCTGGTGCTCGAGGCGCCGCCCGGTGCCGGCAAGACCACGCAGGTGCCGCTGGCGCTGCTCGATGCGCCCTGGCTGGCTGGCCGCCGCATCGTGATGCTCGAGCCGCGCCGGGTCGCAGCGCGTTCGGCCGCGACGTTCATGGCTCGCCAACTCGGCGAGGAGGTCGGCGGCACGGTCGGCTACCGCATCCGCTTCGAACACCGGGTGTCGGCGCGCACGCGCATCGAGGTCGTGACCGAAGGCATCCTGACCCGGATGCTGCAGGACGATCCCGAACTCGGCGGCGATCGATCGGGCGCCGTCGGTGCGCTGCTGTTCGACGAATTCCACGAGCGGCACTTGTCCGGCGACCTGGGGCTGGCGCTGGCGCGCGAGGTGCAGGCGGGCCTGCGCGAAGACCTGCGCCTCGTGGTGATGTCGGCCACGCTCGATGGGGCGCGCATCGCGCAGTGGCTGGATGCGCCGCGCCTGTCGAGCGCCGGGCGCAGCTTCCCGGTGGAGATCTCCCACGCGCCGCCGCGTCGGGACGAAGCGCTGGCGCAGCAGGTCCGCCGCGTGCTGGCGGACGCGCTCGCCGCGTATCCGGGCGACGTGCTGGTGTTTCTGCCCGGCCAGCGCGAGATCGCGCGCGTGCAGGCGCTGCTGGAGGGCGATGTCCAGCGGCTGGACGCAAGCGGCGCTCGCGGCACGCCTGAGGTGCTCGCGCTCCACGGCGAGCTGCCGGTCGAGGCGCAGACGCATGTGCTGCAGCCGGCCGCCGACGGCCGGCGCCGGATCGTGCTGGCGACCAATGTCGCCGAGAGCAGCGTCACGTTGCCGGGCGTGCGCATCGTGATCGACAGCGGACTGGCGCGCGAACCGCGCTTCGATCCCAATAGCGGGTTCTCGCGGCTGGACGTGGTGACGATCAGTCAGGCCTCGGCCGACCAGCGCGCCGGGCGTGCCGGGCGTGTCGCGCCCGGCGTGGCGCTGCGGCTGTGGCCCGAATCGCAACGGCTCGAGCCGCAGCGTCGTCCCGAGATCGCGCAGGTCGAGCTGGCGGCGCTCGCACTCGAACTGGCGGCCTGGGGCGACAACGCGCTCGCGTTTCCCGATGCGCCGCCGGTCGGCGCGCTGGCGGCCGCACGCGATCTGCTGCGCCGGCTCGACGCGCTCGATACGACAGATGCGATCACGCCGGCCGGGCGGCGCATGCTCGCGCTGGGCACCCATCCGCGGCTGGCCGCGATGTTGCTGGCCGCCGACGCACCGGCCGCGCGTGCACTGGCCTGCGACCTGTGCGCGCTGATCGAGGCGCGCGATCCGATGCGCGGCGCGACGCGTTCGGACGCGCTGGCGGTGCGTTGGCAGGCGCTGGCCGCGTTCCGCGCCGGGCGCGTGCCGGCCGATGCCGCGCGCTCGGCGCTGGCGGCGATCGATGCGGCGGCCCGGCAATGGCGGCGACGCCTGCGGGTCGAGGTCGCGCCGCCATCGAGCGTGCCGGCGCATGCACTCGGTGACTTGCTCGCGTACGCCTTCCCGGACCGGATCGGGCATCGCCATGCCCGTGACGCCCGACGCTATGGCCTGAGCAACGGGCGCATGGCCCGGTTGTTCGACGACAGCGCCTTGCTCGGTGAGCCATGGATCGTCGCCAGCGATCTGCGCTTCGAGGCGCGCGACGCGCTGCTGCTGCGTGGCGCGCCGGTCGACGAGGCGCAGCTGCGCCGGGCCTGGCCTGCGCGCTTCGTCGTCGCCGACGAGACCCACTGGGATGCGGGCAAGCGCGCGCTGGTGGGCCTGCGCGTGCAACGCTTCGACGGCATCGTGCTCGACGCCCGGCCCAACGGCCGGGTCGATCCGGCGCAGGCTGCGCGCGCGCTCAGCGACGCGGTCGGCGAACTCGGGCTCGACGTGCTGCCGTGGCGCGACGGACTGCGCCAGTGGCAGGCGCGCGTCCAGGGGCTGCGGGCGTGGATGCCCGAGCTGGGCCTGCCCGACCTGTCCGATGCCGCGTTGCTGGCCACCCGCGAGGACTGGCTGGCGCCAGCTTTCGCCGGCTGCACGCGGCTCGACGCGCTGGATGCCGACACCTTCGCGCAGGCGTTGCAGGGTCGGCTCGACTGGCCGCAGCGCCAGCAGCTCGACCGCTTGGCGCCGGTGCGGATCACGGTGCCGTCCGGCCAGGCGCGCGCCATCGACTACGGCCTCGAGGCCGACGGCACGCCACGCGCGCCGGTGCTCGCGGTCAAGCTGCAGGAACTGTTCGGACTGGCCGACACGCCGGCGATCGTCGATGGCCGCGTTGCGCTGACGATCCACCTGCTGTCGCCGGCCGGTCGGCCGCTGCAGGTCACCCGCGATCTGCAGGGATTCTGGGCACGGACGTATCCCGAGGTGCGCAAGGAGATGAAGGGGCGGTATCCGAAGCATCCGTGGCCGGAGGATCCCTGGAACGCGCCCGCGACCCATCGTGCAAAGCCAAGAGGTACCTAG